CTGCAGGTAGTTTCACGGCTGCTTCAGGACTGAAATGAAGCCTGGAAAACTACCTGTCTGCCCTGGTCTCTGAAGAACTCTCCAGCGTTGTCGATGACCTGCTCGTCCGTCAGATTGGAGTACGGCTGCTCCTGACAGACGCTCAGCATCTCCCACAGAGTCACGCCGAACGCCCACACGTCACTCGCCGTGGTGAACTTGCCCTGCCGTCACACAACCACGTCACCATCACTGACATACAGGGGCTCCATCAAAACAAGGTTGAGAAGGCAATCGATGCCACAGCTCCATCACACTGGTTCTGCTCTATCACATCGCACTGATGCAGAAAGGTAACAGACAGAAAGTCACTATGTAACTAGATGGTTCTTATCATGTTATTAGTAACTGGGTTGAacgatttttttattttcaaatactcATTGGATGAGAATATCATTAACAATTGATTTCATTCAATCATTGACACTTATTTTTCCACGTTTTCCATTTTACAGTTAAACTACAATAATGACTAAGACACATTAGGATACAAAAGATAAAAttctgaaaatacaaataatgtctgttttgtcttgtgcaaAGATTgaagatgtaaaaaaatatataaaatggtAAAATAAAGTTTATCTGCTTTGGATTACCTGGGTTTATTTCGGTTTTATGGCtgtatatttgtaaaaaaaaacatgcaatagGTACTATAGAGTGCTTTTGTCCCTTTTCTCAAtacaaattacattttcaatgcCAGGCTTGTCGACATCACAGTGAGTTTTCAACTGGATCCTTCAACTTAATAACATGGTAAGAACTCTAAACTCTGCTTATAAGTAAAGTGAAattataaacaacaaataaacaaaactttCACTCCTGGACTTGTATCATCAGCTTTTCTTCCAGTTAGTCTGGgtaggactgagcagcctggtggtctctctcTGTGAGACTCACTGGAATGACCCGCCTTTTAAGTCAAAATTTACAGTTTAAAAGTTAACAGTGTAAACAGACGGCTTGTCAAGGGCTAAAGGTTTATCTTATGTTGGGATCATGAGCTGCTGACGCAGTGAAAGCTGAGACTTCCTCTACAGTCTGAGTGGAGACGGAAGCGGTCAGAAGGTTCTCACCATCAGGATACACTCCCAGGCCATCCAGCGGATGGGCAGCACGGCCCGGCCCTGGATCCTGTAGTAATCTCCAGCGTACAGGTTCCTGCTCATCCCGAAGTCTGCGATCTTGATGTGGCGCTCGCCGCTGGGATCTCCCCCGCTGTCGCCCAGCTCTCCTCCCACCAGGCAGTTCCGCGTGGCCAGGTCTCGGTGAACAAAGTTGAGCGAGGACAGGAACTTCATTCCTGATGCGATCTGGCTCGCCATGGAGATCAGAGCCGGGTAGCTGCGGGTTGAAACACCACACCGTCAGTCAACAGAACCAGGAGGTCCAGGCAGTCTGGAGCTTCGGCTACCTGACGGTGGGGGAATTATGTGAAGGTCCGGTCTTGTCCAGAAGCACCCGCTGGGACAGGTACTGGTTCAGGTCTCCACACTCCATGTACTCGGTCACCATGCAGAGTGGGtcgctgctcacacacacacccagcagACGGATGATGTTCGGGTCCTTCAGCCGAGACAGAATCTTCACTTCCTTCAGGAAGTCGTTCCTGGAGGGGGCGACAGAGAGCTCTCATGATGCTGCCATATAATATCGTTTACTGTAGACCTTACAGAAACTAACCTGGCGTTCTTGGACGCATCCGGGCGCAGTATCTTCACCGCTACCAGCAGAGGGCGTCCTTTCCTCACATTAAAGGGGAACTCCAGGCTTGGCAGGTCCTGAGGGTTTTCTATTTCACACAGGTGCACCTTTCCAGCAACAGAGCACAGACGTCAAAACCAAAACCCCTCAAGCCCGCTCACGTATTGCGACCTTATGTGACCTCACCTCTCCAAACTGACCCTCTCCCAGCTTCTCCTTGAACACGAGGAAGTGCCTGGGCAGCTCGGGGAGGGGGGAGGCGTCGGCCCCGGGGCTGGTGGACGCCAAGGCGGGGACGGCATAGGTGTTGTTACCGCTGACGCCCTGCAAGCTCACGATGTCGGCCTCGGCATAGTGAGGGACGCTCGGAGGGAGTGGGGGGGACACGGGCGGGGACAGGTTAGGATAAGGCGGTGACCCGGGGTATGGAGGGGGTTCCTCGTGCGCTCCCTTCTCCAGTTCCAGCTCCATCGCTGGGGAGGGGGAGCACAGGATCCATTTCAGAGCGACAAACACAGAAGAGTCGGCTAACTAGCCTGTCacccagcaggaagtgaagaagtGTGGAATCATAAGGCGGTTTTGGATTTGGAGTGTCGATAAGCATCTGAGAGACGGATTATCCAGCTGCGCAGAATCAATCCAGATCTCTCTTTCACTTTAACATCAATTCTAACATGAACAGACTTTCTCCTTACCCTTCTGGAATCACATGAATAAAAGAAGTGGGCACTTTTGAACCCATTGCAGGAAGtcggaaaaaaaatctaacctTCCCAAACTTATGACTTGTCCCTCTTCAGTTTAGTCACTGAATCTAGAAGCTTTGCCCAAGTTGCCTTAAGTTGGGGCACTTTTGGTCCACTTCACTAATAcaagaattaaataaataaataaaaaagaatgatTTTCCAGTTTGCTTCTTTCTAAACTGAGATCTGGATCAGCCCTGGCGCAGAGGAGGAGCTTCATGATTCCACAGTGAACATGCAGCAACACGTGGAGAAGATGAATGACACAGACGGTCgtgagaaagaagaggaagactcaTGCAACCTCTTCCTCACATCTGGTTTGGTTTACAGGAGCAGACGGTCgcaccactgctgctcctgtaaGGGGTTGTTAGTAGTACGACTCCCTTCGGTCTCCATCGTCTTACCATGAGGCACATTGAGGCTCTTTTCTTGAGCCTTGGAGGTGCCGGCGCCTCCTAGAGGCCTGGTGGCTTTTCTGTGATCTGACAGGAGCAGGTGATAGGCCGGGTTGTTTAGCAGCAAGGctgaacacgcacacacacacaaccacacaccaGACCGGGCAGGGCAGGACACACGCAGGCAGGCACCGTAATATAGGtcacataaacaaaacaaaaacacaaaagtgcaGGACTCAGTTAGCATTATATAAAAGACAGAGGGGCTCAGGGGGAGGGGACTGGTGCAGGGaggacaaaacaaaagagaacacATTAAAGCGAGCCATGAAATGAGTCGGTTATTTCAAACTGAGCATGCCAACCTCCGAACGACCAACACAACCAGGTTTCTCCCTAAAAAAAACCAACCTCTTTGTACATCTTCCACTCAGGATTCGACTACAGCCCTCCCCATGTGGTTCCTACACCAGAGGCCACGTTTTCTTCCCCCCCGCTGCTTGTTTATTGATGCGACCCGCAAACCGCTTTTGGAAGCAAATATGATGCAATGTGTGTAAACTTGAGTCATCAAAGTCAGTCCACATGAAAGAGCTCCACGTCGCCTGTGTGTCGACTGTGCATCAGTCCACATCAGCGCACGACAGATTGTATATTCCCGCATGTCAGCATGTTCTGCATCACCATGCTTCTGATTTACGTCTCGCTTCTTATGTCGGTTAGAGCTGGTGAGAGGCAGACGGGACGGGGTTCCGTCATATGAAACATGTCGGGCTCTGTGAACCATGCATCTCATTTAACTGCTACTTAAACAATTTGATGGTACAATGACCGTCTGAGGAGCCTCAGTTGTCACAGCAGCGGAACTTATTTGGAGTTTAATGTAAACTAGCAAGCGACATTCTTAACTGAGAATGTCCcctaaaccagtgattcttgaCCATGAAGCCGGGGCCCATGTTTGGACCGCGAGCGCCTTCTAGACGGCTGCTAAAAGCTTTTTAGTTTTACGTATGGTGGTAGtcgtgagtcactgaattgacttgacagctgcaaatctgtgatagttaccaactgtggagaagttcttgaaaagaaaaaatgataaagaaagtgatgccgtgCCCAACAGTAaaagctgttcatgaaagcaactgttgaagcagttttgaaaattccAATCCCACGATTCTAGAAGTATAATTCCTATTGACAATTTTGGTGTTCTGTTTGGACTATTTGACTATTATTACTGGGAACTTAGTGAACACGTTATGCTGTCATTACTTTCACGGATTGTTTCTCATTGCTGGTTTGTTACATCggcaagggaaaaaaaaacctgggcTTGCGTCTCCGGTACGTATAAACACCACAGCACTGCTCAGTCATTTAACACAGGAAGCAAGGGTACACACAAGACAAGCTGAACTCACCGGAACTGTCTCTGTAGTCCCGGGGCCGCAGCAGAGCGCTGGGCTCCTGGTACTCCCCCTCGCCTTCCCGCTCGTGGTCGTCGGGGAAAGTGTGGATCCTCTGGTATCGGCTGGAGTAGCTGTGCGTGTTGTTGATGACCACGTTGTCCGTGGGGACGGAGAGATGGACGCGCAGCTCGTCGTTGGACAAACTTCCCTGAGCCTGGAGGAGGGGACACTTGTCAACACCGACATGTTCAGAttttttattgatattgttCATTGCTTGAAGGCAGAATCAGGTCGGATGTTTTCATTGTTACATGGGACATCAACAAAAGAAATGGTGGAGAATCCTCATCTTAAAGAAGAGAAGTGAGCAACAAAGCTTGAAACTATTTGCATTCACCCGAACAGAAGGAGAACAATAGACTCCTCACCTTCCCCAGGATCTTCTTCCAGTACTGCCTCCACAGAATCACGGCGATgatggccagcagcagcaggatgatgcCCACCAGGCAGCCAATCAGAATGGCCGTGTTGCTGCTGTCATCCTTGGCTACAGGAAGTCCCGCCCTTGGCGACACAGCAGCAAATTCTGAACCTGAGAGAGAAACACGAATCCTTCAGGAGTCTGACGTGACCAACATTTCACATGAAAGAGGCAGCGTGTCAGCGAGACGGCCAGCAGGCTTATTAAACTGTGAACGGCAAGTCGGGGCGCTCTGAGGTCAGGGCGACGGATTCGGTTTCATCAGGATCATCTCTGATGGGGACTGTCTGCTGCAGCCTGGAGGACAGAATGTGAAGATCGTGTAGCTGCACAACAATCCATCACTCAACAGTCATCTGATCCTGCTTGAGGGTCCACGGCAGCGTGTCATTTGTAAGAGGGATAAAAGACTTCGGTAAGTATAGTTTGGGCTGAATGTGGCTCGTAAAGATCCCCATAAAACCTCCCACAGGACTGACTGACAAGACAAATTCATCACTTAAGATGAACATAAGGAACATGCTGATGTTTGAGAAGCGCTAGGGTTCCAGAGTTTCATCTCACGCTTCTTCAGTCTGCACATGATTTCACAATCGGCCATTACATGTTGACCTCCTGTTTCATACAGTAGACCACCAGGAGAAGATGGCACGGAGGTCCAACCTCAGCACCCACGCTGCTCTACCCTCCAACCTGATATACTCCACGTGCTTCGGGCTCCTCCAGGAGGCCACCTAAAATAACTAAATAGTTTCAAGCAATGACACTGCAATGATGTCAAGAAGCACTCGGACAGAGGAACATTCCTGAGCAGCGTCAGTTTAGCCTCCTGGCGTTCCATTGTGTATTCCAAGTTGTTTTCAAGAGAGTTATAGCACTTCAGTAGCAATTCTTCTGAGCAACATTCATCTGCTAAAGCAGCACCAGAAAAAGGTTCCAGTTGTACGAGTGAAAAATATTAATACTGTTTTGTTATGTAGAACAGATCCAATTCCACGAATCTGCACAGCGAGAACCCAGGGAGCCGTGTTGTTGTCACGCATAAACATAATGTATAAGAGTATTTTTCCTGCAGCTGTATATCTCCCACACCAGGGGagatagagagagggagagaacgCAGCGCCAAATCCTGCCCAGTAATCCCCTCTTCTATTATACTTCATACTCTGCCGAGCACCACGACAGTTTTAAGACGCTGGAGAAGAGCCAAGAGCGGATGGAGCGACTCTCCCTCCCACAGCCTGCTCTCAGCTGGTGTTTTTAACTCTCACCTGACGGCGTCCAGTTACCGGTGGTGTGCGCCCCGGAGCCCGTGGTGGAGAGGgaggctggaggagagcgagggaTGGTCGAGGAGGAAAGTGGGGATGGAGAGAAAAATGACTCATGAAATGTGGCACAGTAATGAGCTGCTCTGTTCACAGACATGCCAGTCTTCACTGTGGAAGGATGAGTCTCCACGACCAGGCTGAAAACCTCCACTAATTTCTTATTTTGGAGACGTGGATCTCAGAGAATTTAAATCTCCTTTTAATCGCCTGACTCATTGTGTTGGATTAGTGCCCTCATTTCTGCTTGTTCCCTCTGAACAATTATAATTGTTATCAGTTGTGCTGACTAAGACTGTAAAGAAAAATCACATGACCCCAAAGCCAGCAGTTTCAAATTCCCTAATGGTCTGATAAGGTTTTCAATCTTCCAGTCGCTGCTTCTCTCTAGAGTTGTTTACCTTTGTGACCTGCTCTGGCTTTGGTTCCTGCCCATTACACCTAAATGACAACTGAAAGTTAAGAAATAAATAGAGctacatttaaacaaatatttaaaagtttttttaattttccgtTTTTCTCCCACTCTAAAAGGGGCTACACAAACCCATACCAGATGAGTTATGATCTTGACAACAACATTAGTATAATTTATGAAGTATAGtttagatagataaatagatatcCCTTATTTGGATCTAGTTTCCTATGTTTTTAGTGTGCATTTACGTCAAAATCACTCCAGATTTTCACTGCTTTTTTGCCTTCTTTCTTCTGGATAATTTTGATTCTCATTTCACAGTAGGTCAAAATTTTCATCAGGCATCTTTTGATAGTATGTCGGTGCATGACTGATGGCTGAagagaatgaaaaacagaagcaaGTGATGGGAGATGGTGAGGACAAGGATGAGACGGAAAGAAAGGACTCACCAGGAGGAATGGCGGAGGAGTTGGAGGAGCTCGACGTGGGAGAGGAAGAAGTGTTGTGAGCGAGAACAGAAGTCGTGGTGGGTGCCAACGGCAGATTCGGTGGCAATGAATTAGGCTGCAGGACACCATCTTCAAAAGGCTCTGTAGAAGATGAGGATGTAAAATAAGATTCTAAAGAAGCCAAACTGATACTGTTTCCTACCGGAGACGAAGGAGATCTCGCTGAGGAGCAGCCAGCGGTCGGTGAAGTAGAACTTGCAGAGGAGAATCTGAGCGACTCGGCCACCCAGCGGTAGCGTGATGGTGCGGGACGACGGGTCCTTCAGGTCCTCCAGAGGGACCAGCAGGATGAGCGGAGGGCTGGACCACGGATGCAGGAGGATTGGCTTAAACATGCACTCCACTTTGTTGAAAACCCGAACCCCGAGGGTGTGCCGGTTGTTGCTGTGCACCTACAGACAGGAAGGGAAGAAGTATGAAGGGGGATTGGTGGAAAACACCTGGATGATTTTGGACAAGCGAGGAGCTTGCAGATTAATTTACCGTGTAGAGGAAGAAGGGGATTCAATTACTAAACAAAATTAAAGAGACATTCTCATCCTGTTTGGCTTTAATTGCTTTGGCACGAGGCGGTGCTCACGAGAGAGAAGAACCAAATGAACCACAGAAGAAAAAATTGCCCGGTAAAGAGCGCCGTTTTGTAGGCAGGACAGATGCTGCCGAGAAATGAGGATGAAAAAGCAGCCACAATATCCATTTTAATAAAATTAGTGCAGCTGCGCTCAGACTCAGCCAGTTAATAGacaatcttaaaataaaaacctcCGAGAGCTCACTCGCAGAAACCAACAGGACAACAACATAAATGACATCTGATTAGTATTATCAATAACAATCCCACTTCCTTAATACGTTGTAGATGAGCTTCAGTCACAGCTCCATTATGAGAGCGGTTGCTTGCTGATTTGCATGGCTCCCGGACATCAAGACCTTAAATCCCGCTGAGACTGACACGGTTCATCATTTCACTGGGATCCACTGTACAACACAACATCCTCCACTGGTCTCAGCTTTGgtcacatgaacacacatttCATCAACACTGTGGCACAGTAGATCATGTGGGATTCAGTCAGGGTTCAGGGTAAGTTGGACCTTAGTGTGACTGGTTGAGGAAATATGAGTGTAACGGTTAAAGGGGCTTTTACACCATGGATTTTGTCTCGAGATGAGGTCTGCAGTTTCTGCCTGGAGAGTGGCTAAAGCCGGGGAGGGAAATGAAATTTCCTctagggccacattatatactacgactgttgtgaggggccgacAGAAGAACAGAAGCGAACTAGACATACATTTAACTTCAATTTTGTTActaaaatacaataaacaagaagaacattttgaaaaagaGTAATTATGGCACAATATTGTTTGCCTATACATTTGTGAATATTGTCTTACTACACTGAAGGTCTTTAAAGCAGCGAGTatgtaatatattttaatttttttgttaatGATTCAATATAACTTAATAGCTttgggggaagaaaaacagacgGGAAAATGTGGGGAAAAGGTAGTAATGAAGATATAATATAATACTATAGATCAGATGTCAGGGCCATTGCGGACGGATGGAGTTGAATGTTTAGGTCCAATTGAGACTTATAGGATTTGTTTCCACCAAATGTAATAGTCGGGGACAAAAGACTTAAGATGCCAGCCATGACAGAGACACAAAAGCAGTCAaggaaatgaatggaaataaagGCAAAGCCATGATACTATtgaactcttcctcctctttcacctcAGGTTCTTAAACTTTATTGGCTCATAAATTCATCAGCAGAATTTACTTTCCACCTGCTTtgatttggatttatttttattaccaTTTTATCTTTGCTAATCCTCCCATTAACATGAAGTCATTACTTATTTGACGTGATTGTCGCTGAGAGACGGGAGGATGAAGGCGATTATTTTTCCTCTGAACAAGGAGAAGTGAAGCGGAGCCGCTCTGGCAGGTTTACGACCAACCTCACACCAACTCCGGGACGGGCCGGCATAATCAGATCCAcatgttaacacacacacacacacacacacgtacagatGCAGGAAGAACAGCTGCCCCAGATGCTGAGTTGACATGAAACTGACTCTTTCTGGACGGCACCGATGTTGCTAATGGAGGTGGTGTTCCAATAAGTCAACAGAAAGGAGGTAACTCGCTACTCCATCGGGGAATATGGCTTCGCTGACATGCACGGAGCATAAAACCTCTTTCATTAAACTTTACCTGCTTCATCACAATCACCGATTTAGTCCCGCCTGAAATATTTCCAGTGAAAACCTACAGAGGAACATCACAGTGTGTGACCACTCTGACGTGTCAAAGGTCGACAGGAAATCCAGGTTAGAAGTGACAAAAGGCCAAATAACACATTTCCCTCTGGGAGAGTAATTAGTCGCAGGTTAAGTACGCGTGGTCCGCAGAGACACGTCCAGAAAGACTTGGGTTCAGGTTCCCACTCTTATTTacctgacctgtgtgtgtgacataTCCGCTCCGCTGCAGGAGCGTAACACTGAAAGTCAGCTGAGTTTAGAGAGAGAGGGCCACGGGGGGAAAAGGCAGGAAAACTGgataagcagaagaaaaacacaaggcAGACCAGTGGGGTTTTAAAAGGCAAAGAAAAGACGGGAAAAAAAGGTGGCATGCCATCAAACAATGCCTGTAGAGCTTCAGGTTTTATTGGAACAGCCGGGCTTACACGCTGTGGCTGTAAGACTTTCTTAACGTGAAACAGCATCCAGATAATTTGACAGTAAAGACAGAAAGAGATGTTGAAAATTTCGCAGCACTGTCAAAACCCCAAAAACCTTGATAGTCTTTCAACATCTTGGGACACTTCAATCGGCAACAGTGTCAGTCGTAGATCTCCACTTGttggagctggagaagcagtAGCTGCTGTAGTTGTGGCGGCGTGAGTTGTTGGCTGTGGTACTGTTTTGAGAGTTGATTTGGGGCTGACAGTTCAATAAGAACTttgataacaaaaacaaatatgagcTCAAATCTCAAAgctgtttgaacaaaaattgcagaacaacctttttttgttttcagttactGAACTAATCGCTACGGAGACTGACAATCCACCTGCAATCCTGACCCAAACAAAAGCCACACACAAAAACCTCAACAAACTCAGTGGAGATGAAGCCAGCGGTGACAGGAGCACAAACAACACGGCACATTAAAACTAATGAAATGGCTGCAAAGCCATTCTGCTTCAAATGACGCCTTGTGTTTCGTTGGGATCTAATTCTGAGCCGATAGGAATCCCTCCAAGTTCTTAAGAATCTTTACTAGACACAACAATAAAGGCAGATCCTAATGTGCACACTAAATCATAAGTGCAAGCTAATACAGTCACTTCAGTGAGCACCTCGCTGCTTTCATTTAAAGACTATTACTTTCATAACCACCTCACTTTATTCTCTCAGCCAGAATGCACCCATTCTGGTTATTCAATATCAACAACCTTTATGATCTTTTCACCATTTAACTTCAAGTCATCAAGGACTAACAGGAGCTGGATGACcatcacacacatgctcttGTCTCTCTTTAAACCACAGTGGAGCAGAGTGAGAGGGGAATAAAAAACTCTGGAATCATTTCAGACAAAGCGAAGGACGAGAATCTGGTACTGATGAGTGAGGGTTGTTATCCATTCACTCTGATATGTGGCTGAACTTGACTCAACATTGGCTATTTTAAGATTCTGCAGCAGGAGAGCAGTTCTTGATAACCTTGTGTTTAGCTAAAGTCCCAGCGGAGCTGGACATCACATTATTAATAGCAAGAGGGGGAATTTTCGGCAAGCTGGATCTTGAGGTTTCAGAAGTGAAATGCATTCATGTCTTCAATAAACGTGGTCACCAACCTGCATTTTGTGGAACACACGTGGCTTCTCAAACTGGAACTCGATGTCCACGCTGCCTTGTCCAAGAACGTCTCTGTTCCAACCGAGGTAGTCGTACCCCGGCCACACTCGAAGCTCCTTGGTTTCCAGAAAGTCGTCTCCCCCGAGGACGCCGTCGCACAGCTGGCCCAGGCCCCCGAACTGCACCCTGGAAACAAACGCACACCCAACTCAAattttctgaaaaataaaaagaactgtTTCTGCTGCTAATGGTCGACGTGAGCATTCCAGCTTTGATTTCTTAAAACTGTTCAATATTTTTTAGAACGGCATCATTATTTTTGGATTACAAAACGCAGTCGCCTTCCATAACAATTCATCTGTGGTCTTTCCTGGGGAATACTATTCTCATTTCTGAGCATTTTATTCAAAAGCAACACACAAATGAGCCAGGCTGCTACACACACTCACGTCACACACCTCAACAAACCCAGTTCTACAAAACAAGGTCACCAAATgagtccaacaacaacacacacatctgcTACCAATTATTCTGGATCACATCAAAAGTGTTACCTCACTAGGCAAAGCATATCAGGCCCGAGAGCCACACGACCCATCCACGTGCGGACCCCATCTACGGCTCCCCGCTCTCACACAACAGCACTTTGCCAAGACATCAGTGGACAGGAAACAGGCCTGAAAATGTCCACTCCCCAACGATTACTCTGCGCCACAGAGTTTGGATGAAACTTCAATGCTAACAGATGTTGTTTGTAAATCATGTCAGGCTGTTTACTGTTTACTCTTGAAACTATGTAGAACAGCCACTGGATGTGATAACAGACATCTTGCTTCACAAGTCGCTGAGTGAGTTACCTCTGTTCTGTGCTTCCATCGTAGGTGGAGTCGTTCAGGTACACGGGCATGCCGGACAGGTTCATGACGTGACCCAGTGGAGCTGTGTAGGCTTTCAGACCGTCTGAGAGATACAGAGAAGGACAAGCGTTTGAAGTGTGTGAAAACAAATTATACCTACATGTATAGCGATGATCACTTCACCTGTAACATTTGTACAGTCACAATGTTCACAGGGCAGCACTGGAATATATGAGGAAGGATCAAAACTTCacccattcattttctttgacAGTATGACAGACAGTATGTGGATGGATATAAAGACTGACATTGCAACAAATGAACGGATTTGCACCACTACGACTAAGGTAATGgtaagaacaaaacaaaacaaaaccgaaACATGGCCGCACACATCTAAAAATCAACCCAAAATGATTCAAAACCAAAGACAATGCAATGATCTGCCGGGAAGACAATGTTGACCACATTCGTATCCGAGTGGCCACACAATACGTGTTTGTGCCGGGTGTGtcagaaacatgtcagaaaacATGCAACGTTCCCAGGCTTGAAACATccatttaaataaaagcaaggCTGATACCAATAATGCCAAACCACGATACAATGTGGACTTTTAAAAATACCAGATTTCATCAgcacagtcacatgaaagttgatttattctAGTGACACTTTCTACTTTCAAACAGAGATCGGTGTGTGGGCTGTATTAGTGAGAATCTTATCGAGTGAAAGGTGATAGAAATCCAGAACATCACAAAACTGAACAAGGGACAACACATTACCCAGATTAATCTACACATTTGCCTGTTGTTCAGTCCATAACACATATTGGAAATTCCAAATTGTCCTGCGACTGCGCGGCGCCCCCCTGAATAAAGAGCAGCAtcacattcactcagttaatgTTTAACAGTTCCCagtgctgtgggaggaaatgctttttaaCTGTAAAGTCAGAGAAACAGTACACAGCTCTGGCCGCTGTCGCCTCAGCGAGCATTAACCGCTGAAACACAGGCCTTTGCACACACAGGGGTGACATCAGCCCGCTGCTCTGTTAAGCATTACAAAGAATAGGTGACTTTAAAACTGAGTCCAAAGGAGGGCAACTCCAGTCTGCATGACGGTGTGTTTCTGTACTGCCCACATTTACATGCACTGAAAACAATGAGTAAGATGATTGGCAGTCAGGTCTGTTGACACCAGAAGACTATTCACACACATGAATTATTTGTCTCTGCTGTAcatctattgtttttttatacatttagcTAGTTTTAATGGGGGCAGTCTATGAGATTGTCTGACCGCCTGCTTGCTTCATTTCTTGGCACTACATGATTTAGTTCACAGAGGCTGGgcagtaataaataaatgatcaaacGTATGAGCAGTCTCATACGTTTGAGCCTTAACCAATAAACACTGTGATCGGAGCTGGACCTTTTGTGCTGGAACTTATAGCTTCCTATAAATTTTATTCAAGGCGTCTCAAAAAGAGATATATTATTATCATATCTTGTAAAGCCCACCCAGTGAAACATATACACAGTGATATTTTGCCGCCAGCTAACATAACTGAGTCAtattagaatatattttttcaaagaCATTTCCCCTGAAGAAAAAAGTCCAGGAACTTCTCGCCTCGACGACAGCTCTGATTTACTGATGGAGTCTGAGGGAAGAGGCCAGAGAGGAGGTCAGCCAACAAT
This window of the Synchiropus splendidus isolate RoL2022-P1 chromosome 12, RoL_Sspl_1.0, whole genome shotgun sequence genome carries:
- the ddr1 gene encoding epithelial discoidin domain-containing receptor 1 isoform X4, which gives rise to MTSPTLQLLLLAVATVLVSSSEDHEWHFNPAHCRYALGMEDGTIPDSDITASSSWSESTEAKHGRLSSGEGDGAWCPAAAVFPTASEYLQIDLHKLHFLALVGTQGRHADGHGQEFARSYRLRYSRDGVKWMTWRDRGGQDVVTGNENTYDVVLKDLGPPIVARMIRFYPLADRVMSVCLRVELYGCLWDDGLKAYTAPLGHVMNLSGMPVYLNDSTYDGSTEQRVQFGGLGQLCDGVLGGDDFLETKELRVWPGYDYLGWNRDVLGQGSVDIEFQFEKPRVFHKMQVHSNNRHTLGVRVFNKVECMFKPILLHPWSSPPLILLVPLEDLKDPSSRTITLPLGGRVAQILLCKFYFTDRWLLLSEISFVSEPFEDGVLQPNSLPPNLPLAPTTTSVLAHNTSSSPTSSSSNSSAIPPASLSTTGSGAHTTGNWTPSGSEFAAVSPRAGLPVAKDDSSNTAILIGCLVGIILLLLAIIAVILWRQYWKKILGKAQGSLSNDELRVHLSVPTDNVVINNTHSYSSRYQRIHTFPDDHEREGEGEYQEPSALLRPRDYRDSSAMELELEKGAHEEPPPYPGSPPYPNLSPPVSPPLPPSVPHYAEADIVSLQGVSGNNTYAVPALASTSPGADASPLPELPRHFLVFKEKLGEGQFGEVHLCEIENPQDLPSLEFPFNVRKGRPLLVAVKILRPDASKNARNDFLKEVKILSRLKDPNIIRLLGVCVSSDPLCMVTEYMECGDLNQYLSQRVLLDKTGPSHNSPTVSYPALISMASQIASGMKFLSSLNFVHRDLATRNCLVGGELGDSGGDPSGERHIKIADFGMSRNLYAGDYYRIQGRAVLPIRWMAWECILMGKFTTASDVWAFGVTLWEMLSVCQEQPYSNLTDEQVIDNAGEFFRDQGRQVYLNRPAVCPQGLYELMLSCWNRDCKLRPSFGYIHSFLTEDAMNMV
- the ddr1 gene encoding epithelial discoidin domain-containing receptor 1 isoform X2; this encodes MTSPTLQLLLLAVATVLVSSSEDHEWHFNPAHCRYALGMEDGTIPDSDITASSSWSESTEAKHGRLSSGEGDGAWCPAAAVFPTASEYLQIDLHKLHFLALVGTQGRHADGHGQEFARSYRLRYSRDGVKWMTWRDRGGQDVVTGNENTYDVVLKDLGPPIVARMIRFYPLADRVMSVCLRVELYGCLWDDGLKAYTAPLGHVMNLSGMPVYLNDSTYDGSTEQRVQFGGLGQLCDGVLGGDDFLETKELRVWPGYDYLGWNRDVLGQGSVDIEFQFEKPRVFHKMQVHSNNRHTLGVRVFNKVECMFKPILLHPWSSPPLILLVPLEDLKDPSSRTITLPLGGRVAQILLCKFYFTDRWLLLSEISFVSEPFEDGVLQPNSLPPNLPLAPTTTSVLAHNTSSSPTSSSSNSSAIPPASLSTTGSGAHTTGNWTPSGSEFAAVSPRAGLPVAKDDSSNTAILIGCLVGIILLLLAIIAVILWRQYWKKILGKAQGSLSNDELRVHLSVPTDNVVINNTHSYSSRYQRIHTFPDDHEREGEGEYQEPSALLRPRDYRDSSDHRKATRPLGGAGTSKAQEKSLNVPHAMELELEKGAHEEPPPYPGSPPYPNLSPPVSPPLPPSVPHYAEADIVSLQGVSGNNTYAVPALASTSPGADASPLPELPRHFLVFKEKLGEGQFGEVHLCEIENPQDLPSLEFPFNVRKGRPLLVAVKILRPDASKNARNDFLKEVKILSRLKDPNIIRLLGVCVSSDPLCMVTEYMECGDLNQYLSQRVLLDKTGPSHNSPTVSYPALISMASQIASGMKFLSSLNFVHRDLATRNCLVGGELGDSGGDPSGERHIKIADFGMSRNLYAGDYYRIQGRAVLPIRWMAWECILMGKFTTASDVWAFGVTLWEMLSVCQEQPYSNLTDEQVIDNAGEFFRDQGRQVYLNRPAVCPQGLYELMLSCWNRDCKLRPSFGYIHSFLTEDAMNMV